A section of the Oncorhynchus gorbuscha isolate QuinsamMale2020 ecotype Even-year linkage group LG04, OgorEven_v1.0, whole genome shotgun sequence genome encodes:
- the atg13 gene encoding autophagy-related protein 13 isoform X1, whose product MMDSDLSPQDKKDLDKFIKFFALKTVQVIVQARLGEKVCTRSLSSPTGSDWFNLAIKDIPEVTHEAKKALSGQLPGIGRSMCVEISLKTSEGDSMELETWCLEMNEKCDKDIKVSYTVYNRLSLLLKSLLAITRVTPAYKLSRKQGHDYVILYRIYFGEVQLTGLGEGFQTVRVGVVGTPIGTITLSCAYRTNLAFMSTRQFERTAPIMGIIIDHFVERPFGNMGHMRPCNYRAPGEDEGAYNGVEDSQEVCTTSFSTSPPSQCVFTVSKAHLKTPKPAVMDTLKVPMMGLAFSHQLYCSRLSYQPPVLVGAADFCHPSTLNAANPHQVTTQMGIPGKEGGVPQQVPVQPCHGAQAEHGRVSSCPPADHVPATPSSSGEGAETLSRSIEVKGVSPCDVLETTFTRKVGAFVNKPGTQVTTASLDLPFAAFAPRAYDLEENDPMVQPPESPATSSPLQGSLHSQGSGESGGPAQDDFVMVDFKPAFSKDDLLPMDLGTFYREFQNPPQLASLTIDVSSQSMAEDLDSLPEKLAVYEKNIDEFDAFVDTLQ is encoded by the exons ATGATGGACAGTGATCTAAGTCCTCAGGATAAAAAAGACTTGGACAAGTTCATAAAGTTTTTCGCTTTGAAG ACAGTGCAGGTGATAGTCCAAGCGCGACTTGGGGAAAAAGTATGCACACGCTCCTTGTCTTCACCTACTGGCTCTGATTGG TTCAATCTGGCAATCAAAGATATCCCAGAAGTTACACACGAGGCAAAGAAAGCTCTGTCCGGGCAGCTTCCTGGCATCGGACGATCCATGTGTGTTGAGATCTCCCTCAAAACCTCAGAG GGAGACTCAATGGAATTGGAGACATGGTGTCTCGAAATGAACGAGAA GTGTGACAAAGATATTAAGGTGTCCTACACTGTCTACAACCGCCTGTCATTACTGCTCAAGTCACTGCTGGCCATTACAAGGGTAACCCCAGCCTACAAACTCTCACGAAAGCAAGGCCATGACTATGTCATACTGTACAG GATATATTTTGGAGAGGTTCAACTCACAGGATTGGGAGAAG GGTTCCAGACAGTGCGTGTAGGAGTTGTGGGAACTCCCATTGGAACAATCACCTTGTCTTGTGCTTACAGGACAAACCTGGCCTTCATGTCCACCAG GCAGTTTGAGAGGACAGCTCCGATTATGGGCATAATTATTGACCACTTCGTTGAGCGCCCCTTTGGCAACATGGGACACATGCGTCCATGTAACTACAG AGCACCCGGGGAAGATGAAGGAGCATACAATGGGGTGGAGGATTCTCAGGAAGTGTGCACCACGTCCTTCTCCACTTCTCCACCCTCACAA tgtgtgttcaCTGTAAGTAAGGCACATTTAAAGACCCCTAAACCTGCAGTGATGGACACTCTGAAAGTCCCCATGATGGGCCTGGCCTTCTCACACCAA ctctactGCTCTCGTCTTTCTTATCAGCCTCCTGTTCTTGTCGGAGCTGCTGACTTCTGCCACCCTTCCACCTTAAACGCTGCCAACCCACACCAGGTAACCACCCAG ATGGGAATCCCAGGGAAGGAGGGGGGCGTACCCCAGCAGGTGCCTGTGCAGCCTTGTCATGGTGCCCAGGCAGAGCATGGACGAGTGTCCTCATGCCCCCCCGCTGATCATGTTCCCGCCACTCCCTCCAGCAG TGGTGAGGGTGCAGAGACCTTGTCGAGGAGCATTGAGGTGAAGGGTGTCTCTCCCTGTGATGTACTGGAGACCACCTTCACCAGGAAAGTGGGTGCCTTTGTCAACAAGCCAGGCACACAG GTAACCACAGCAAGCCTGGACTTACCATTTGCAGCGTTTGCTCCCAGAGCCTATGACCTCGAGGAAAATGACCCTATG GTTCAGCCGCCGGAGTCCCCAGCCACGTCCTCTCCCCTGCAGGGCAGTTTACACTCCCAGGGCTCTGGTGAGAGTGGTGGCCCGGCACAGGACGACTTTGTTATGGTGGACTTT AAGCCTGCGTTCTCTAAGGATGACCTGCTTCCCATGGACCTTGGCACATTCTACAGAGAGTTCCAGAACCCCCCACAGCTCGCCAGCCTCACTATTGATGTCAGTTCTCAGTCCATGGCAGAAGACCTG GACTCTCTTCCCGAAAAACTTGCAGTATACGAGAAGAACATTGATGAATTTGATGCATTTGTGGACACATTGCAGTAG